Proteins from one Microtus pennsylvanicus isolate mMicPen1 chromosome 7, mMicPen1.hap1, whole genome shotgun sequence genomic window:
- the LOC142853779 gene encoding apolipoprotein C-I-like — MRLFISLPVLIVVLAMALEGPAPAQVTPDLSITFENLPDKLKEFGNTLEDKARAAIEHIKQKEYLTKTRNWIS; from the coding sequence ATGAGGCTCTTCATCTCACTTCCTGTCCTGATTGTGGTCCTGGCCATGGCTTTGGAAGGCCCAGCCCCCGCCCAGGTGACCCCCGATTTGTCCATCACATTTGAGAACTTACCAGATAAGCTGAAGGAGTTTGGGAACACTTTGGAAGACAAGGCCCGGGCAGCCATTGAACACATCAAACAGAAGGAATATCTGACCAAGACCCGGAACTGGATTTCATAG